The following proteins come from a genomic window of Bradysia coprophila strain Holo2 unplaced genomic scaffold, BU_Bcop_v1 contig_138, whole genome shotgun sequence:
- the LOC119073287 gene encoding 1-acyl-sn-glycerol-3-phosphate acyltransferase alpha-like: MFFYEFVGIVFILYLACKYSHRVEYYAKFTFFILGTAASCAVFPYVGLFLYPIRDFRNGLLPAWGFRLTVNLLGLEYEYRGLENINRNEGGVMVVAPHQSSLDLAVVAYLWPVIGRGTAVIKRFLLYAFPFGIGVWLCGTLFIDRKNKQDAVQQLQMQLEAIQNRTNKIIIFPEGTRSQIDKLLPFKKGAFHLAIDSQSMIQPVVVSKYHFLDSKEKYFRKGKIIISILPALSCKGMEKNDVNAVLEQTKQIMDSHYHEISNETKS; the protein is encoded by the exons ATG TTCTTCTACGAATTCGTCGGCATTgtgttcattttatatttagcTTGCAAATATTCGCATCGAGTGGAATATTATGCaaagtttacattttttattttgggaACTGCAGCCTCTTGTGCCGTCTTTCCGTATGTTGGGCTTTTTCTGTATCCAATAAGGGACTTTAGAAATGGATT GCTTCCTGCATGGGGTTTCCGTCTGACTGTTAATTTGTTGGGATTGGAATACGAATATAGAGGGCTAGAAAATATTAACAGAAATGAAGGCGGCGTAATGGTAGTTGCACCGCATCAGAGCAGTTTAGATTTGGCAG TCGTGGCTTATTTGTGGCCTGTGATCGGTCGGGGCACGGCAGtaattaaaaggtttttactTTACGCGTTTCCTTTTGGCATCGGCGTGTGGCTATGTGGCACTCTATTCATTGATCGGAAAAACAAACAGGACGCCGTACAGCAACTTCAGATGCAACTTGAAGCCATTCAAAatcgaacaaataaaataattatttttccggAAGGTACACGATCGCAAATAGACAAACTTTTGCCGTTCAAAAAGGGAGCATTTCATCTGGCAATCGACAGTCAGAGTATGATACAGCCTGTAGTTGTGTCAAAGTATCACTTTTTGGACAGTAAGGAAAAATACTTTCGGAAAG gaaaaattattatttcgatCTTACCTGCACTTTCCTGTAAaggaatggaaaaaaatgacGTCAATGCTGTATTGgaacaaacgaaacaaatcatGGATAGTCACTATCATGAAATAAGTAACGAAACCAAATCCTGA